One Malus domestica chromosome 11, GDT2T_hap1 genomic region harbors:
- the LOC103446959 gene encoding nuclear pore complex protein NUP214 isoform X14: protein MVSAMFWAIWMERNRLILRTTQSVEGKIYGIKFGYGHLYGHQLFHNLEDSCKPVVISFYDLFSNVIDDILPSASGPYLLLSYLEQCELAIVANRKNVDEHIVYLSWSLGEEKNEVVVVDIFQDSLLPRIELQDNGDDNLILGLSVDKVSISKKISVRFGEEHKELSPFCVLMCLTLEGKLIMFHVASVSRITASPAVVSSLSDGEEDSTALVPVESESTKPSFQLGKEQFEKASMDVPLVNESRKELDRKVGLDVHVKDDLKSLNANETVMPGLLTQILNKEITSYKEVEPLKNTQSFKAEGKQEVIVPKLHEDVDGNQIQLPGLGNRNTEQASTNASLQEGPSYVFRDFSKTEAKNIEGRGTGSVSFGGNIAADAAIKSNSNDTRNNFGMGTESPGKIESAGFQSVSSQSRFGGKIVSSKDTDVKSPLITSTSIQGSRSGNASQTVAASGAHGKHFGKPINFKDVSGKPTSVNSSDRLGEIGKWRPSAATGNIVSVPSISSSQTLSHGSFSFANSPNQSRMPNSEPNLSKQFGNIKEMTKELDMLLQSIEGAGGFRDACTVNQKGSVEELERGIETLSDRCRLWKSIMDERLREIQHLLDTTVQVLARKIYMEGIVKQASDRRYWDFWNCQKLSSELELKRRHILKMNQDLTDQLIQLERHFNGLELNKFGENAGARAGGRALQSRFGPPRHIQSLHSLHSTMTSQLAAADQLSECLSKQMAALKIESPSVKKQNVKKELFETIGIPYDASFSSPSRTPNEKLSFSFGSAASKDQPRRNVNAIKNYEPETARRRRDSLDRSWESYEPTKATVKRLLLKESGKESINRSSFPIDKQQLSPCLLEGSAVTRPRDHTSPTSFLHPSVNKSGIQGTQPKQAFESSATPFVWASDLPGPFQPTGLKSLTQEHKMLATSQVFPAARQNFTRETSMTAERSGDGMAYIGKYDSVPMKEKPVLPSDTTQKPSFSKVSTQTPSLQKRQNDMLNAYAKDTALPPKESVKDGPLTTRMASTEAGKKHDFPFSPSFSVPVIPSEPGKFAQTDAATNKSQTVKMPPPTTFLMSVSAPSSPIISSSSAPLSSSSIPQSVAPTFSSAMPLNKSLASSVTAADESKPGKPVSTSSSSFFSPFVSSSSSLSFNVSNSLVSSSTPSPLVSSTSESPKTEIQPPSKPDMNANTTSPRMEFGPSTVEGNLELKPSVSSPPSIETSTGLSTGDDPSLIKASPAAVEASGSQTGMNETAGPKQNVTVNDQQDQPSAGHSPFPNLPTTSGSVTGGIDGLDLQNAEEDDMDEETPDASRVSELSLGSLGGFGLGSGPKPNPFGGSFGNAQNAQTNATSPFSRPVASGELFQPASFNFQSLQPSQSSQPANSGAFAGGFGTSTTAQAPIPSGFGQPAQVGPGQQALGSVLGAFGQSRQIGTSLPGTGFGSPGGFGGGIAGITPTGSFTSAATGGFAGAASGGGGFASLASGGGGSAVAASGGSGFAAAASGGGGFSGAVSGGVGFAGAAFGGGGFGGAASGGGGFGAFGGQQGSGSFSAFGGVGGTGKPPELFTQMRK, encoded by the exons ATGGTTTCAGCCATGTTCTGGGCCATTTGGATGGAAAGAAACAGGCTGATTTTGAGGACTACGCAGTCAGTAGAAGGGAAGATCTATGGGATAAAGTTCGGTTATGGTCATCTCTATGGGCATCAGTTATTTCATAATTTAGAG GATTCTTGCAAGCCAGTTGTGATATCTTTCTATGATTTGTTTTCAAATGTCATTGATGACATTCTGCCCTCTGCAAGTGGACCATACTTGTTATTGAGCTATCTGGAGCAATG TGAACTTGCAATTGTCGCTAACAGGAAGAATGTGGACGAGCATATTGTGTATCTCAGTTGGTCGCTAGGAGAGGAGAAGAATGAAGTTGTAGTTGTTGATATTTTCCAAGATAGTTTGCTACCAAGGATTGAGCTTCAAG ATAATGGTGATGATAATTTGATTCTGGGGCTCTCAGTAGATAAAGTTTCAATAAGTAAAAAGATTAGTGTACGGTTTGGAGAGGAACACAAAGAACTCTCACCATTTTGTGTTCTGATGTGTCTTACGCTAGAGGGAAAACTGATTATGTTTCATGTTGCCAG TGTCAGCCGCATTACAGCCTCACCTGCTGTTGTTTCCTCCCTTTCTGATGGTGAGGAGGATTCCACTGCATTGGTACCTGTAGAAAGTGAATCAACTAAACCTTCTTTCCAGCTGGggaaggaacaatttgaaaagGCTTCTATGGATGTTCCATTGGTTAATGAGAGCAGAAAAGAACTTGACAGAAAAGTAGGTCTTGATGTCCATGTGAAAGATGACTTGAAATCTCTTAACGCGAATGAGACAGTGATGCCTGGACTTCTTACTCAAATACTCAATAAAGAAATTACTAGTTACAAGGAAGTGGAGCCCCTGAAAAACACTCAATCATTTAAAGCTGAAGGGAAACAAGAAGTTATTGTCCCAAAGCTACACGAAGACGTAGATGGAAACCAAATACAGCTTCCTGGACTGGGAAACAGAAATACTGAGCAAGCATCTACCAACGCTTCTCTTCAAGAAGGGCCTAGTTATGTGTTCAGGGACTTTAGCAAGACGGAGGCTAAAAATATTGAAGGACGAGGAACTGGCAGTGTCTCTTTTGGTGGTAACATTGCTGCTGATGCTGCTATAAAATCAAATTCAAATGATACACGTAATAATTTTGGGATGGGGACAGAATCTCCTGGAAAAATTGAGTCAGCGGGTTTCCAAAGTGTTTCATCTCAGTCACGGTTTGGTGGAAAAATCGTATCTTCAAAGGACACTGACGTGAAATCACCACTCATAACTTCAACTTCTATTCAAGGCAGCAGGTCTGGAAATGCTAGCCAAACTGTTGCTGCTTCAGGTGCTCATGGGAAACATTTTGGAAAACCTATTAATTTCAAGGATGTCTCTGGTAAACCTACTTCAGTCAACTCTTCTGATAGGCTTGGGGAGATTGGCAAATGGAGACCATCAGCGGCGACTGGAAATATTGTGTCAGTGCCTTCCATTTCAAGCTCCCAAACCTTATCACATGGAAGTTTTTCCTTTGCGAATTCTCCCAACCAGTCAAGGATGCCAAACTCCGAACCAAATTTATCAAAACAATTTGGCAAT ATCAAAGAGATGACCAAGGAGTTGGATATGCTTCTGCAATCTATAGAGGGAGCAGGTGGTTTCAGGGATGCCTGCACCGTTAATCAGAAAGGGTCAGTTGAAGAATTGGAGAGAGGCATAGAGACTCTGTCTGACAGATGCCGACTGTGGAAG AGCATTATGGATGAACGACTTCGAGAAATACAACATCTGCTTGACACAACCGTACAAG TATTGGCAAGGAAAATATACATGGAGGGCATTGTGAAGCAAGCTTCTGATAGACGATACTGGGACTTCTGGAATTGCCAGAAATTGAGTTCAGAACTTGAGCTTAAGCGGCGGCATATTTTAAAAATGAACCAG GATTTGACTGACCAATTAATTCAGTTAGAAAGGCATTTTAATGGCCTTGAACTCAATAAATTTGGTGAAAATGCTGGAGCTCGTGCTGGTGGAAGAGCCTTGCAGAGTCGATTTGGGCCCCCAAG ACACATTCAGTCCTTGCATAGTTTACATAGCACAATGACGTCACAATTAGCCGCCGCTGATCAACTTTCTGAGTGCCTTTCAAAACAAATGGCAGCACTGAAGATAGAGTCACCTTCTGTAAAGAAGCAGAATgtaaaaaaagagttgtttgaAACAATAGGGATTCCCTATGATGCCTCCTTCAGTTCCCCTTCACGTACTCCAAATGAAAAactatcattttcttttggttcTGCTGCTTCTAAAGATCAGCCCAGGAGAAATGTTAATGCCATAAAAAATTATGAACCAGAAACtgcaaggaggaggagagactCACTGGATAGG AGCTGGGAAAGTTATGAGCCTACAAAAGCAACTGTGAAAAGGTTGCTTTTGAAAGAGAGTGGCAAGGAAAGCATTAATAGATCATCATTTCCCATTGATAAGCAACAGTTAAGTCCTTGCCTGCTGGAGGGATCAGCAGTTACTCGCCCAAGGGACCACACAAGCCCTACATCCTTCTTGCATCCATCCGTAAACAAAT CAGGTATTCAGGGTACACAACCGAAACAGGCTTTTGAGAGCTCAGCAACGCCATTTGTTTGGGCTAGTGATCTTCCGGGACCATTCCAACCTACTGGGCTGAAGTCTCTTACGCAAGAACACAAAATGTTAGCAACATCCCAAGTATTCCCTGCAGCCAGGCAAAATTTTACAAGGGAAACTAGCATGACAGCTGAAAGATCTGGCGATGGCATGGCATATATTGGGAAGTATGATTCAGTTCCTATGAAGGAAAAGCCTGTCTTACCATCAGACACTACTCAGAAACCATCATTTTCTAAGGTATCTACACAGACACCATCTTTGCAGAAGAGACAGAATGATATGCTAAATGCATATGCTAAAGATACTGCACTTCCACCAAAAGAAAGTGTGAAGGATGGGCCTTTAACCACAAGAATGGCATCTACTGAAGCTGGGAAAAAACATGACTTTCCATTTTCTCCCTCATTTTCTGTTCCTGTGATTCCTAGCGAGCCTGGAAAGTTTGCCCAGACCGATGCTGCAACAAATAAAAGCCAGACTGTTAAAATGCCACCACCTACCACATTCTTAATGTCAGTTTCTGCACCCTCATCTCCAATAATTAGTTCATCATCGGCTCCTCTATCTTCGTCATCAATTCCGCAATCAGTTGCACCAACCTTTTCCTCAGCGATGCCCTTAAACAAATCATTGGCTAGTTCTGTCACTGCTGCAGATGAAAGCAAACCTGGTAAACCTGTATCAACATCCTCATCATCTTTTTTCTccccatttgtttcttcttctagTTCTCTCTCTTTTAACGTTTCAAATTCACTGGTGTCTTCATCTACCCCTTCACCTTTAGTGAGTTCAACATCAGAATCTCCAAAGACAGAGATCCAACCACCTTCAAAACCAGACATGAATGCTAATACTACATCACCACGCATGGAATTTGGGCCTTCCACGGTTGAAGGTAATTTGGAGCTTAAACCTTCAGTGTCATCTCCACCCTCAATTGAGACTTCAACAGGACTGTCAACTGGAGACGATCCGAGTCTTATCAAGGCTAGTCCTGCAGCAGTAGAGGCATCTGGGAGCCAGACCGGGATGAACGAAACTGCAGGCCCTAAACAGAATGTAACAGTCAATGATCAACAAGATCAGCCATCTGCTGGGCATTCTCCATTTCCAAATCTACCTACAACGTCAGGGAGTGTTACTGGTGGGATTGATGGCTTGGATTTACAAAATGCAGAGGAGGATGACATGGATGAGGAGACTCCGGACGCAAGTAGAGTAAGTGAACTTAGTTTGGGAAGCCTTGGTGGGTTTGGGCTTGGCTCTGGTCCTAAACCCAATCCATTTGGTGGATCATTTGGCAATGCACAAAATGCACAAACAAATGCGACTTCTCCTTTCTCCAGGCCTGTTGCTAGTGGAGAGTTATTTCAGCCTGCCTCCTTTAACTTCCAATCTCTACAGCCTTCCCAATCATCTCAGCCAGCAAATTCAGGTGCATTTGCTGGTGGCTTTGGCACCAGTACTACTGCCCAAGCTCCCATTCCGAGTGGGTTTGGCCAGCCAGCACAGGTTGGACCAGGGCAGCAAGCATTAGGGTCAGTTCTTGGTGCTTTTGGACAGTCAAGACAGATTGGTACTAGTCTACCAGGTACTGGTTTTGGATCACCcggtggttttggtggtggcATTGCTGGCATTACTCCCACCGGTAGCTTCACAAGTGCTGCTACCGGAGGGTTTGCTGGTGCTGCTTCTGGTGGTGGTGGATTTGCTAGTTTGGCTTCAGGTGGCGGTGGTTCTGCTGTTGCGGCTTCAGGTGGTAGTGGTTTTGCTGCTGCAGCTTCGGGCGGTGGTGGATTTTCGGGTGCAGTTTCAGGCGGCGTGGGATTTGCTGGTGCAGCTTTCGGTGGAGGGGGCTTTGGTGGTGCAGCTTCAGGTG GTGGTGGATTTGGGGCATTTGGTGGCCAACAAGGATCTGGCAGTTTCTCTGCTTTTGGTGGTGTAGGAGGAACGGGAAAGCCACCGGAGTTGTTCACACAGATGAGGAAGTAA
- the LOC103446960 gene encoding RGS1-HXK1-interacting protein 1, translated as MAETLPTLSPSEQGEQVNMNVDNDQKDSQQGAGASASSNSNANMALAATMAEDLQRTVMESTDSAVRSARYIQHHLPQYIGKAVDNYRIYEHAFFTKIKEGLTSAIENPAPTLGIGLTAAFLVLPGPRRFLFRQTFRRLQSEEAQFLSAEKSVKELNLSVDLMKKESKKLLERALLAEKDMTYGHTDLMDVGRQIQHLCKSAHKVESQASDLMDGLREIPNREALKLRAEVASMTSILKRQRSVLDKHIMKISELGLPV; from the exons ATGGCGGAGACGTTGCCGACGCTGTCACCGTCGGAGCAAGGGGAGCAGGTGAATATGAATGTTGATAATGACCAGAAAGATAGCCAACAGGGGGCGGGAGCATCAGCATCTTCCAATTCCAATGCCAACATGGCATTGGCAGCAACGATGGCGGAGGATCTGCAGCGTACGGTGATGGAATCCACGGACTCCGCCGTCCGCTCAGCTCGGTATATCCAACATCACTTGCCCCAGTATATCGGCAAAGCCGTCGACAATTACAGGATCTACGAGCATGCTTTCTTCACCAAGATCAAAG aagggttgacGAGTGCAATAGAAAACCCAGCACCAACGCTTGGAATTGGTCTCACTGCCGCCTTCCTTGTTTTGCCAG GTCCAAGAAGGTTCCTCTTTCGCCAGACATTTCGTCGACTTCAGAGCGAGGAG GCACAATTTCTTAGCGCTGAAAAGAGTGTAAAGGAGTTGAACCTTTCAGTTGATTTGATGAAGAAGGAGAGCAAGAAACTTCTTGAAAGGgcacttcttgctgaaaaggaTATGACATATGGCCATACTGATCTCAT GGATGTCGGAAGACAAATCCAACACCTATGTAAATCTGCTCATAAGGTTGAATCTCAAGCTTCAG ATTTAATGGATGGGCTGCGAGAAATTCCTAATAGGGAGGCTTTGAAGCTTAGAGCAGAG GTTGCATCAATGACATCGATCTTGAAACGTCAGAGGTCTGTGCTGGACAAACACATAATGAAGATTTCAGAATTAGGACTCCCAGTGTGA
- the LOC103446961 gene encoding uncharacterized protein: MMLCESLRDRIQPWLRDYDRLQSLAVILLYIQIGCALVGSLGALYNGVLLINLAIALFALVAIESSSQSLGRTYAVLLVCAIFLDVFWFILFTHEIWNLSRGSNTTLYIFSVKLTLAMQIISFSIRLSSSLLWIQIYRLGLSYVDTSATPREADFDLRNSFLSPSTPVVPRQTSDSSDAIGGAIYDPAYYSSLFEDGQGKYCSGNGSTSAVEASKTKPSVVRSFQFVDEEKAASQPSSV; the protein is encoded by the exons ATGATGCTTTGTGAATCATTGCGTGATCGAATACAGCCATGGCTTCGTGATTACGACAGGCTTCAGTCATTGGCCGTCATTCTCCTCTACATTCAG ATTGGGTGCGCATTGGTGGGATCGCTGGGTGCACTCTACAATGGGGTTTTGCTGATAAATCTGGCCATTGCATTGTTCGCCCTAGTCGCAATCGAGAGCAGCAGTCAGAGCCTCGGCCGCACATATGCCGTCCTTCTCGTCTGCGCCATCTTCCTCGATGTTTTCTGGTTCATTCTCTTCACCCACGAAATCTG GAACCTTTCTCGCGGGAGTAATACAACTTTGTACATCTTCTCCGTAAAGCTCACTCTGGCCATGCAAATTATCAGCTTTTCCATCAGGTTATCCTCTTCCTTGTTATGGATTCAGATCTACAGGTTGGGCCTTTCTTATGTAGACACTAGTGCAACTCCTAGAGAAGCTGATTTTGATTTAAGAAATAGTTTCTTGAGTCCCAGTACTCCCGTTGTACCCAGACAAACTTCAGATTCTAGTGATGCTATAGGAGGCGCTATCTATGATCCTGCGTATTACTCCTCACTCTTTGAAGATGGTCAG GGAAAATATTGCAGTGGCAACGGATCTACTTCTGCTGTCGAAGCTTCTAAGACAAAACCATCCGTAGTCAGATCGTTTCAGTTCGTAGAT GAGGAGAAGGCAGCAAGCCAGCCTAGTTCAGTTTAA